A part of Rhodopirellula bahusiensis genomic DNA contains:
- the larB gene encoding nickel pincer cofactor biosynthesis protein LarB has protein sequence MNPPSNQPPSPALLQILQDVASGQTNVEAAVESIQASSLGASADMQTVPGATVDLGRQARCGFGEVIYGEGKSTDLMTQIVQTQIAVGQACLITRIDATAAAQLRRVFENTRYNPSARTLRIGCGDESLEPIGVEGHSTHVAVVTAGSTDAHVADEAAETLAWMGIACERIDDIGVAGPQRLLAAVPRLRSAAAIVVVAGMEGALPAALAGHVATPVIAVPASTGYGAHFAGLTPLMGMLTSCAANVAVVNIDAGFKGGYMAGLIASGIASAKSEAASSKDA, from the coding sequence ATGAACCCACCCTCCAATCAACCGCCCTCCCCCGCCCTGCTTCAAATTCTGCAGGATGTCGCTTCCGGGCAAACCAACGTGGAAGCCGCGGTGGAATCCATTCAGGCCAGTTCGTTGGGAGCGTCTGCGGACATGCAAACGGTGCCCGGTGCGACCGTGGACTTGGGACGCCAGGCTCGCTGTGGTTTTGGCGAAGTGATTTACGGCGAGGGGAAATCAACGGACCTGATGACCCAAATCGTGCAAACTCAGATCGCGGTTGGTCAAGCGTGCTTGATCACACGAATCGACGCGACTGCGGCGGCTCAACTGCGGCGGGTGTTCGAGAACACCCGGTACAACCCGTCCGCTCGCACGTTGCGAATTGGTTGTGGCGACGAAAGCTTGGAACCCATCGGCGTCGAGGGCCACTCGACTCATGTCGCTGTTGTCACCGCTGGGAGCACCGATGCGCACGTGGCCGACGAAGCTGCTGAAACACTGGCTTGGATGGGAATCGCTTGCGAGCGGATCGACGACATCGGCGTTGCCGGACCGCAGCGTTTGTTGGCCGCGGTGCCTCGATTGCGATCCGCCGCCGCCATCGTGGTAGTCGCGGGAATGGAAGGTGCCCTGCCCGCCGCATTGGCCGGTCACGTGGCGACTCCCGTGATCGCGGTTCCCGCCAGCACGGGATACGGTGCCCACTTTGCTGGTCTGACGCCCTTGATGGGAATGTTGACTTCGTGTGCCGCGAACGTGGCGGTGGTCAACATCGATGCTGGATTCAAAGGCGGGTACATGGCCGGTTTGATTGCCAGCGGAATCGCTAGTGCGAAATCTGAGGCGGCTTCGTCGAAAGACGCCTGA